One window of Candidatus Delongbacteria bacterium genomic DNA carries:
- the lysA gene encoding diaminopimelate decarboxylase: MQDILCAKVSTKNGFYKNHSPVDLVNIYSSPLYVYNEEIIIERVKRMKSLIKSKNFKPYYSVKANNNSYILRTIHKLGMGFETVSLEEVKYLIKLGISVDKIISTPNNIGYEELRSLINLGVDLTLDSLDQLQMAVNIDNKRKFKIRINSGIGLGHSNKVVTGGKNTKFGFDETELLELLNTDFLTEKIDGLMHHMGSLFLDEDGYIKGARKLLEYAKLFNNIKTVDFGGGFGVSYNLRDSQNDLNIANLSYELTKLVDEYKFYDCEIRIEPGRYIVAESCILLGKITSKKVSNSKIYVGCDIGFNQMPRTALYGSYHDLEFYSKNMKSRTRQRVNIVGNICESGDYIATDREFYELFPDDIIGVLTCGAYGYSMSSNYNMRFRPAEIMILEDGSVRLIRRREELDDFINLMEF; encoded by the coding sequence ATGCAGGATATCTTATGTGCAAAAGTTTCAACTAAAAATGGTTTTTATAAAAATCACTCACCAGTTGATCTAGTAAATATTTACTCCTCTCCGCTGTATGTTTACAATGAAGAGATCATTATCGAGAGAGTTAAAAGAATGAAATCTTTAATTAAGAGTAAAAATTTTAAGCCCTATTATTCAGTTAAGGCAAACAACAATTCTTACATTCTGCGTACAATTCATAAATTAGGTATGGGTTTTGAAACTGTATCCTTAGAAGAGGTAAAATATCTTATAAAATTAGGAATATCAGTTGATAAGATTATCTCGACTCCAAATAATATTGGTTATGAAGAGTTAAGAAGCCTTATAAATCTTGGAGTTGATCTGACTTTAGATTCTCTTGACCAATTACAGATGGCCGTTAATATTGACAATAAAAGGAAATTTAAAATTAGAATCAATTCTGGAATAGGTCTAGGACATAGTAACAAAGTAGTTACTGGAGGAAAAAATACAAAATTTGGATTTGATGAAACTGAATTATTGGAACTTCTCAATACTGATTTTTTGACAGAGAAGATTGATGGTTTAATGCATCATATGGGATCACTTTTTTTAGATGAAGATGGTTACATCAAAGGAGCAAGAAAACTTCTTGAATATGCAAAATTATTCAATAATATTAAAACGGTGGATTTTGGAGGTGGATTTGGAGTCTCTTACAATCTTCGTGATTCGCAAAATGATTTAAATATAGCAAATCTGAGTTATGAGTTAACTAAATTAGTAGATGAATACAAATTTTACGATTGTGAAATACGTATTGAACCAGGCAGGTACATTGTTGCTGAAAGTTGCATTTTGCTTGGAAAAATTACATCAAAAAAAGTTAGTAATAGTAAAATATATGTCGGCTGTGATATTGGCTTTAATCAGATGCCTAGAACTGCCTTATATGGAAGTTACCATGATTTAGAGTTTTATTCAAAAAATATGAAATCAAGAACCAGACAAAGGGTAAACATCGTTGGTAACATATGTGAAAGTGGCGATTACATTGCAACAGATCGAGAGTTTTATGAGTTATTCCCCGATGATATAATTGGAGTACTCACTTGCGGTGCATATGGCTAT
- a CDS encoding PAS domain S-box protein, translating to MSDNNKSDLSRSLFLRLMISFSAILILAVGSVYVTDLFLIKFKHNQSARRLYETVHEEIRSIFENHYGKSDYILENSIKQILIEKKLSLIAIFDSNGNKIFSIFEKPEDEIINKDSLVFKNESLESLVSFHKGSFISFRSPIYLNKGKFILLVSISETQISMLKNSIWSGLIIFILAITLALLLVYIILVRFFMPIKEILMSISDFFPDSFKVDSEDFTSIKKNMDSLIKSVTENKTEFERVNHILKGIKNNISVGLILVDEKNYIEDKICETVNSYWLNFDSDLIHFTKIFDYFITSNENNFEIEIGQKYFQVAVSQLEEFISKSYIFIIGDISELKYKEFKLIENESKLKALMNAVPDIIFVMDKDGNYKDVITNHNELLISDPNNLINKNLSEVLPDGIALKYKKMITNSLNSEKVKSYEYSLEINGELKWFEGRFTPVVLSEKNEERLCLVLVIDITKRKVAEDKLTELNLDLENQIDLRTKQLAQSEKNIKEIIDYAANLILRFDSNGKLIYINPIGVELLNLTIVNTSYTSFEKLFEASNGLEKFGDRLDGLFKDRNSQTSFEAQIKTRSGERKWILWNVRIISSEDSKVELLFIGTDITQNKDLENRLVKAKNEAEKSKAEAEKASLTKSEFIATVSHEIRTPLNAVLGYTNILMESDIDEKYKNYLFNIHKGSKDLLCTLNNILDLSKIDAGKVNIIEDSVNITNLIEDVKTIFYAIAKEKGLLLQSYVSPNTPQSIISDITILRQILVNLVGNAIKFTDHGSVIIKVSANRVRFRIYNIFISVVDTGVGITDEFKDQIFEPFSQGESNLSRKYGGTGLGLSITKRLVNLLGGMIEVKSQVNQGSEFNVSLFNMRKITVDNENIDKSIDQDRKLKGAVFFESPTMNELISYKFSNYNVRLEFHIDEMAFEEFIDSTNVSFMIINFDYIQNSFRDGIRIIRLFKHIKEVKIIAISDLKNIDESHNELFDLIVNRDVFEEKIIEIVQTLKLTKKNNLEKKLNLNIKQLNLLIKAEKSKNISDYRAFSESLGSDDDLVLKDYSIKLEKAIEDFELSVLNDLLMIIKESVL from the coding sequence ATGAGTGATAACAATAAGTCTGATCTAAGTAGGTCATTGTTTCTTAGATTGATGATCAGTTTTTCTGCAATTTTGATTTTAGCTGTTGGTTCTGTGTACGTGACAGATCTTTTTCTTATAAAGTTTAAACATAATCAGTCAGCTAGAAGATTGTATGAGACAGTGCATGAAGAGATTAGATCTATCTTTGAGAATCATTATGGTAAAAGCGATTATATTTTAGAAAACAGTATAAAGCAGATACTAATCGAAAAAAAATTATCTTTGATAGCGATATTTGATTCAAATGGTAACAAAATATTTTCGATTTTTGAAAAACCTGAAGACGAGATAATTAATAAAGATTCTTTAGTCTTTAAAAATGAATCTTTAGAGAGTTTAGTTTCATTTCACAAGGGTAGTTTTATCAGTTTCAGGAGTCCTATATATTTGAATAAGGGTAAATTTATTTTGCTTGTTTCGATTTCTGAAACTCAAATTTCTATGCTTAAAAATTCTATTTGGTCTGGTTTGATTATCTTTATTTTAGCAATTACCTTAGCTCTTCTTCTTGTTTACATAATTCTAGTCAGATTTTTTATGCCTATCAAAGAGATTTTAATGAGTATTAGTGATTTTTTCCCCGATTCTTTTAAAGTCGATAGTGAGGATTTTACCTCCATAAAAAAAAATATGGATTCACTTATAAAGAGTGTTACAGAAAATAAAACCGAATTTGAAAGAGTAAATCATATATTGAAAGGCATTAAGAACAATATCTCAGTAGGCTTAATATTAGTAGATGAAAAAAACTATATTGAAGATAAAATTTGTGAAACTGTCAATTCATACTGGTTGAATTTTGATAGCGACCTCATTCATTTTACAAAAATATTTGATTATTTTATTACCAGCAATGAAAACAATTTTGAAATTGAGATTGGACAAAAATATTTTCAAGTAGCAGTTTCACAACTGGAAGAGTTTATAAGTAAATCCTATATTTTCATTATTGGAGATATAAGTGAACTTAAATACAAAGAGTTTAAACTAATTGAGAATGAAAGTAAGTTAAAAGCTTTGATGAATGCCGTTCCGGATATAATTTTTGTAATGGATAAAGATGGAAATTACAAAGACGTAATTACAAATCATAACGAGCTTTTAATATCTGATCCAAACAATTTAATTAATAAGAACCTTTCAGAAGTATTACCTGATGGAATTGCATTGAAATATAAAAAGATGATTACAAATTCCTTAAACTCTGAAAAAGTTAAATCATATGAGTATTCTTTAGAAATTAATGGAGAGTTGAAGTGGTTTGAAGGAAGGTTTACTCCTGTCGTGCTTTCAGAGAAAAATGAAGAACGACTTTGTTTGGTACTTGTTATTGACATAACGAAGAGGAAAGTAGCTGAGGATAAACTTACTGAGTTGAATTTGGATCTAGAGAATCAAATTGATCTGAGAACTAAACAGTTAGCTCAAAGTGAAAAAAACATAAAAGAGATTATTGATTATGCTGCTAATCTAATATTAAGATTTGATAGCAATGGTAAATTGATTTATATCAATCCCATTGGTGTGGAGTTATTGAATCTAACAATTGTTAATACTTCATATACATCTTTTGAAAAACTTTTTGAAGCGTCCAATGGTCTTGAAAAATTTGGTGATAGATTAGATGGTTTGTTCAAAGACAGAAATTCTCAAACATCATTTGAAGCACAAATTAAAACACGATCAGGCGAAAGGAAATGGATTTTATGGAATGTTCGAATAATCAGTTCAGAGGATTCGAAAGTTGAACTTCTATTTATTGGTACGGATATTACTCAAAATAAAGATTTGGAAAATAGACTTGTCAAGGCTAAAAATGAAGCAGAAAAATCGAAGGCTGAAGCAGAAAAAGCAAGTTTAACAAAATCGGAATTTATAGCTACTGTTAGTCACGAAATTAGAACACCTTTGAATGCGGTGTTAGGTTACACGAATATTTTAATGGAATCTGATATTGATGAGAAATATAAAAATTACCTTTTCAACATACATAAAGGATCTAAAGATTTACTCTGTACTTTAAATAATATTTTGGATTTATCAAAAATCGACGCTGGAAAAGTAAATATTATTGAAGACTCTGTAAATATTACAAATCTTATAGAAGATGTCAAAACTATTTTCTATGCAATTGCAAAAGAAAAAGGACTTCTACTACAAAGCTATGTATCTCCAAATACTCCTCAATCTATTATTTCTGATATCACGATACTTAGACAGATTTTAGTTAATTTGGTTGGTAATGCTATCAAGTTTACAGATCACGGTTCCGTAATTATAAAAGTAAGTGCAAATAGAGTGAGATTTAGAATTTACAACATATTTATATCTGTTGTGGATACAGGGGTAGGTATTACAGATGAGTTTAAGGATCAGATTTTCGAGCCATTCTCACAAGGAGAATCCAATCTTTCAAGAAAGTATGGAGGAACAGGATTGGGACTTTCGATTACAAAGAGATTGGTTAATTTACTTGGTGGAATGATTGAAGTAAAAAGTCAGGTAAATCAAGGTTCGGAATTTAATGTCTCTTTATTTAATATGCGTAAAATTACGGTTGATAATGAGAATATAGATAAAAGTATTGATCAAGATAGAAAACTTAAAGGTGCCGTTTTTTTTGAAAGTCCAACTATGAATGAACTGATCTCGTATAAATTTTCCAATTACAATGTTCGACTCGAATTTCATATCGATGAAATGGCTTTCGAAGAATTTATTGATAGTACCAATGTCAGCTTCATGATAATAAATTTTGACTATATACAAAATAGCTTCAGAGATGGTATTCGTATCATAAGATTATTCAAACATATAAAAGAAGTAAAGATTATTGCGATATCTGATTTAAAGAATATAGATGAAAGTCACAATGAACTTTTTGATCTCATTGTCAACAGAGATGTTTTTGAAGAAAAGATTATTGAGATTGTTCAAACTCTAAAATTAACTAAAAAGAATAATCTCGAAAAAAAGTTGAACTTAAATATTAAGCAATTGAATCTTCTTATTAAAGCAGAAAAAAGCAAAAACATATCAGATTATAGGGCTTTTTCAGAATCTTTGGGAAGTGATGATGATTTGGTACTGAAAGATTATTCGATAAAACTTGAAAAGGCAATTGAAGATTTTGAATTATCTGTTCTTAATGACCTTTTGATGATTATAAAAGAGTCTGTATTATGA